One region of Termitidicoccus mucosus genomic DNA includes:
- a CDS encoding Gfo/Idh/MocA family oxidoreductase, translated as MMNRRSFIQNLALAGIATGAASLSPRLFARTPGANSRIRVGLVGFADRARVTLIPCFQHLAAGLNCEIVAVSDIWNRRREEAVVHFKKKYNQDIVAYRNNEEMYEKAGLDAVIIATADFQHAFHCIEAVKAGCDAYVEKPFAETMADARDALKTVRAGDRIVQIGSQRRSGASYHAAYDYLKSGRFGDIVFAEMSWNVNQPGRWRRPKLVAEIREQDTDWKRFLCNRPDDKWNPRKYLEYRLFWPYSSGIPGQWMCHQIDTVHWFTGLTHPRSVSANGGIYMWKDGRSNFDTMTSVFDYGPPDDMSKGFQVLYTSRFSNSAGDIKEIYYSNGGELNLDTNKISSNGGLEPQRAAAMNIKPNLLAPESLGGDGPASTEANTGMDTMTLAHMRNWMECLRSRKEPNAPVEAGYQHSIASIMANAAARTGERVTFDPHTQEVMAGGKVFHL; from the coding sequence ATCATGAACCGCCGTTCCTTCATCCAAAATCTCGCCCTCGCCGGCATCGCCACCGGCGCAGCCAGCCTTTCGCCAAGGCTTTTCGCCCGCACGCCCGGCGCCAACAGCCGCATACGCGTCGGGCTCGTCGGTTTTGCCGACCGTGCCCGCGTCACGCTGATCCCCTGCTTCCAGCACCTCGCCGCCGGGCTCAACTGCGAGATTGTTGCCGTGTCCGACATATGGAACCGTCGTCGCGAGGAGGCCGTCGTCCATTTCAAAAAGAAATACAACCAGGACATCGTCGCCTATCGCAATAACGAGGAAATGTATGAAAAAGCCGGCCTTGATGCCGTGATCATCGCCACCGCGGATTTCCAGCATGCCTTCCATTGCATCGAGGCCGTGAAGGCGGGCTGCGACGCTTACGTTGAAAAACCTTTTGCCGAAACCATGGCCGACGCCCGCGACGCGCTCAAAACCGTCCGCGCAGGCGACCGCATCGTGCAAATCGGATCCCAGCGCCGCAGCGGCGCCAGTTATCATGCCGCCTATGATTATCTCAAAAGCGGCAGGTTCGGGGACATCGTTTTTGCCGAAATGAGCTGGAATGTGAACCAACCCGGCCGCTGGCGCCGTCCGAAACTTGTCGCCGAAATCCGGGAGCAGGACACCGATTGGAAACGATTCCTTTGCAACCGCCCCGATGACAAATGGAATCCCCGGAAATACCTCGAATACCGCCTGTTCTGGCCCTATTCCTCCGGCATCCCCGGCCAGTGGATGTGCCACCAGATCGACACCGTGCACTGGTTCACCGGGCTGACCCACCCGCGCAGCGTCAGCGCAAACGGCGGCATCTACATGTGGAAGGACGGCCGGTCAAACTTCGACACGATGACCTCGGTCTTCGACTACGGCCCGCCCGACGACATGAGCAAGGGTTTCCAGGTTCTATATACATCGCGATTCAGCAACTCGGCCGGCGACATCAAGGAAATATATTATTCCAACGGCGGCGAACTGAATCTCGACACCAATAAAATATCGTCCAATGGCGGCCTTGAACCCCAGCGCGCCGCCGCCATGAACATAAAGCCGAACCTCCTCGCCCCGGAATCACTCGGCGGCGACGGCCCTGCCTCGACGGAGGCGAACACCGGCATGGATACGATGACACTTGCCCACATGCGCAACTGGATGGAATGCCTGCGTTCACGCAAGGAGCCCAACGCGCCGGTGGAGGCGGGTTATCAACATTCCATCGCCTCCATCATGGCCAACGCCGCCGCCCGCACCGGAGAGCGCGTCACCTTCGATCCCCATACCCAGGAAGTCATGGCCGGAGGCAAAGTCTTCCATCTCTAG
- a CDS encoding argonaute/piwi family protein: MIRLDRVFTEPLLEFGGGGCSSDIRDGLLRFGPVDAGTPKAKEIVRLGFVGSPKTVAAFTEWMKQCGAGLSGDDPLNPNFAPRFPGLDPTAGFRCRFATAPSWVTEVTEAELKVEGKKPGAVIALTEFFHQRIKALFELSAAKPDVVICLPPDLVRKIVKPKTFSEDDDEEEQNDSGVDFHDYLKALCLQTQSKFQLIWPRTYAESSRGVQDPATRAWNLFAALFYKAGGIPWKLQRPTGAQSTCYVGISFARREEGGYMHSSLTQVFNDKGEGTILRGGMAKMSDEDHEVHLPKDSAQKLLADAIRNFASANDQKPPDRVVIHKSSGYDQAELDGFNEAAEEAKVRFRDFTALTRAAFRLFRIGTYPPLRGTHIILDEMNSLLYTRGSVAFYRKHPGPYVPRTLHIRYYQTDRTQSDIAAEILALTKLNWNKTQFDSFYPITLGGSRRIGEIYRWCANPPGDPITYAHFM, from the coding sequence ATGATCCGCCTCGACCGCGTCTTCACGGAACCACTGCTGGAGTTCGGAGGGGGCGGGTGTTCGTCCGACATCCGCGATGGCTTGCTCCGCTTTGGCCCAGTGGATGCCGGCACGCCGAAGGCGAAGGAAATCGTGCGCCTCGGCTTTGTCGGTTCGCCCAAGACTGTGGCGGCATTTACGGAATGGATGAAGCAGTGCGGCGCGGGCTTGTCCGGCGACGATCCCTTGAATCCGAACTTTGCGCCGCGGTTCCCCGGCCTTGATCCGACGGCGGGATTCCGTTGCCGTTTTGCCACGGCTCCCTCTTGGGTGACGGAGGTCACGGAGGCGGAACTCAAGGTCGAAGGCAAGAAGCCGGGAGCGGTGATCGCCTTGACGGAATTCTTCCACCAGCGGATCAAAGCCCTTTTCGAACTGAGTGCTGCAAAGCCCGACGTAGTGATTTGCCTGCCGCCGGACTTGGTCCGTAAGATCGTCAAGCCGAAGACCTTTTCGGAGGATGATGACGAAGAGGAGCAGAACGATTCCGGTGTGGATTTCCATGACTACCTGAAGGCCCTCTGCCTCCAGACCCAGTCGAAATTCCAACTGATCTGGCCGCGCACCTATGCGGAATCGAGCCGCGGGGTGCAGGATCCGGCCACGCGGGCGTGGAACCTGTTTGCCGCGTTGTTCTACAAAGCCGGCGGCATCCCGTGGAAGCTGCAACGGCCTACGGGGGCACAGAGCACCTGCTACGTGGGCATCTCCTTTGCCCGCCGGGAGGAAGGCGGCTACATGCACTCAAGCCTGACCCAGGTGTTTAATGACAAGGGAGAGGGAACTATCCTGCGCGGTGGCATGGCGAAGATGTCAGACGAAGACCACGAGGTGCATCTGCCGAAGGACAGCGCGCAAAAACTGCTGGCTGATGCGATCAGGAATTTCGCCAGCGCGAACGATCAAAAGCCACCGGACCGCGTGGTCATCCACAAATCCTCCGGCTATGATCAGGCCGAGTTGGATGGTTTCAACGAAGCGGCCGAGGAAGCCAAGGTGCGTTTCCGGGATTTCACGGCATTGACGCGGGCCGCGTTCCGTTTGTTCCGGATCGGGACCTATCCCCCGCTGCGCGGCACGCACATCATTCTGGATGAGATGAACTCGCTGCTGTATACGCGCGGTAGCGTTGCTTTCTATCGAAAGCACCCCGGGCCTTACGTCCCCCGGACGCTGCACATCCGATACTACCAGACGGATCGCACGCAATCGGATATCGCCGCCGAAATCCTCGCCCTGACCAAGCTCAACTGGAACAAAACGCAATTCGACTCATTCTACCCCATCACGTTGGGCGGCTCCCGGCGCATCGGTGAAATCTATCGCTGGTGCGCGAACCCACCCGGCGACCCGATCACCTACGCGCATTTCATGTGA
- the thiM gene encoding hydroxyethylthiazole kinase, with translation MKTTITTANTGAASNNSPSPIEDVVLALERLRARCPLTHCMTNEVVKDITANVLLAVGASPAMVEHAEEAQEFATMADALLVNLGTLDDVQMEAMRRAIPAYQRAGKPWVLDPVAVGALGVRTRFAREIIAHRPALIRGNASEIIGLCGRASRGRGADSGDSAEEALDAAGELTARTGAVVLVTGAVDYATDGARVRSCANGHALMTRVTGVGCAQGALAAAFAAVCEDRLEAALATAAVMAVAGEIAAARAAHPGSFRVALLDELSRIDGEILRQRARIA, from the coding sequence ATGAAGACGACCATCACAACCGCCAACACCGGCGCCGCCAGCAACAACAGCCCTTCTCCGATCGAGGATGTCGTGCTCGCCTTGGAGCGTTTGCGCGCGCGCTGCCCACTCACGCATTGCATGACCAACGAGGTCGTGAAGGACATCACCGCCAATGTCTTGCTCGCCGTGGGGGCGTCGCCCGCGATGGTCGAACACGCGGAGGAAGCGCAGGAGTTCGCGACGATGGCGGATGCGCTGCTGGTGAATCTCGGCACGCTCGACGACGTGCAGATGGAGGCGATGCGGCGGGCGATCCCGGCGTATCAACGCGCCGGCAAACCGTGGGTGCTCGATCCGGTGGCGGTCGGCGCGCTGGGAGTGCGCACGCGTTTCGCCCGCGAAATCATTGCGCACCGACCGGCGTTGATCCGCGGCAACGCGTCGGAGATCATCGGGCTCTGCGGGCGCGCGAGCCGGGGACGCGGCGCCGACAGCGGGGACAGCGCGGAGGAGGCGCTCGACGCGGCGGGGGAGCTGACCGCGCGCACCGGCGCGGTGGTGCTGGTGACCGGCGCGGTTGACTACGCGACGGATGGCGCGCGGGTGCGGTCGTGCGCGAACGGCCACGCGTTGATGACGCGCGTCACGGGCGTGGGCTGCGCTCAGGGCGCGCTCGCGGCGGCGTTTGCCGCGGTGTGCGAGGACCGGCTGGAGGCGGCGCTGGCGACGGCTGCGGTCATGGCGGTGGCGGGCGAGATCGCCGCCGCGCGCGCGGCGCATCCGGGGAGTTTCCGCGTGGCCTTGCTCGATGAACTCAGCCGCATCGACGGCGAAATACTGCGGCAGCGCGCGCGGATTGCCTGA
- a CDS encoding sialidase family protein: MNTHLFRSLIALCLVAFIAGSLDAAPKFQALGTPQKLFEKGTDGYFIYKIPCMVTTRDGKHTLAIAEGRIGSAADQATTNILMRRSSDNGVTWSKPQLIHAAGEKTVGNPCVVLDGETGAIWLFFCVQNHEVWATSSNDNGGTWGTPANLSSTLRDERHGKFYATGPGRGIQLTKGKYKGRLLIPAYAAIKADDRFPGGSKSFAIYSDDHGKTWTAGKTTEAETAGGPDGNECMITELNDGRLYMTIRNNMNTQGRGYALSEDGGESWSVVHIDRRLPEPVNQVSIIPYPLKSGKFIQIYVSPSGIAKGRKDKSARRDLTLWISEDDCATWKKTSMVQRGPSAYSDMAIFGDGTLGIFYEAGPTRFDDALYIRRYKITE; this comes from the coding sequence ATGAACACGCACTTGTTTCGCTCCCTGATCGCCCTCTGCCTTGTCGCATTCATAGCCGGCAGCCTTGACGCGGCTCCGAAATTTCAGGCACTAGGCACTCCTCAAAAACTATTCGAGAAGGGCACGGACGGCTATTTTATCTATAAAATACCATGCATGGTGACAACCAGGGATGGCAAACATACGCTGGCCATCGCGGAGGGACGCATAGGCAGCGCCGCGGACCAAGCCACCACGAACATCCTCATGCGCCGCAGTTCGGACAACGGTGTCACCTGGTCCAAGCCGCAGTTGATCCACGCCGCCGGCGAAAAGACCGTGGGGAATCCCTGCGTCGTGCTCGACGGGGAGACCGGAGCGATCTGGCTCTTCTTTTGCGTGCAAAACCATGAAGTCTGGGCCACCTCGAGCAATGACAACGGCGGCACGTGGGGCACGCCCGCAAACCTCTCATCCACCCTCCGGGACGAGCGTCACGGCAAGTTCTACGCCACCGGCCCCGGCCGCGGCATTCAACTGACCAAGGGGAAATATAAAGGCCGCCTCCTCATTCCCGCCTACGCCGCGATCAAGGCGGACGACCGTTTTCCCGGCGGCAGCAAAAGCTTCGCAATCTATAGCGATGACCACGGCAAGACTTGGACAGCCGGCAAAACCACCGAGGCTGAAACGGCCGGCGGACCCGATGGAAACGAATGCATGATCACCGAGTTGAACGATGGGCGGCTCTATATGACCATCCGCAACAACATGAACACGCAAGGCCGCGGTTATGCCCTCAGCGAAGACGGGGGCGAAAGCTGGAGCGTCGTGCATATTGACCGCCGACTGCCAGAGCCTGTCAACCAAGTCAGCATCATTCCCTATCCTCTTAAAAGCGGAAAATTCATACAAATCTACGTGAGCCCTTCCGGCATCGCCAAAGGCCGGAAAGACAAATCCGCGCGCCGCGATCTCACGCTCTGGATCAGCGAGGACGACTGCGCGACGTGGAAAAAGACGTCCATGGTCCAGCGGGGTCCGTCCGCTTATTCCGACATGGCTATTTTCGGCGACGGCACCCTGGGAATATTCTACGAGGCCGGCCCCACCCGCTTTGATGACGCACTTTATATCCGCCGTTATAAAATCACGGAATGA
- the thiE gene encoding thiamine phosphate synthase: MTMKAIDYSLYMVTDIASVYRRGLLASVEAAVAGGVTVVQFRTDGGSKRELYETGLALRDLLRRPGVPLIVNDHVDLALALDADGVHVGQGDLPAEVVRRLIGKEKILGLSTSNLEQVGAVDATVVDYIGIGPVFPTQSKRNAPPDIGVDGLAALAARAPVPCVGIGGITIERAAAVYAAGVTGIAVVSALSYADDAGEAARALRAAQGKAKGKA, translated from the coding sequence ATGACCATGAAAGCCATTGATTATTCCCTGTATATGGTGACCGACATCGCGTCGGTTTATCGCCGCGGGTTGCTTGCCTCGGTCGAGGCAGCGGTCGCGGGCGGCGTGACCGTGGTACAATTCCGCACGGACGGCGGCTCCAAGCGCGAACTCTACGAAACCGGCCTCGCCCTGCGCGATCTGCTGCGGCGTCCGGGTGTGCCGCTCATCGTCAACGACCACGTCGATCTCGCGCTCGCGCTCGACGCGGACGGCGTCCACGTGGGGCAGGGCGACCTGCCCGCGGAGGTGGTGCGCCGTTTGATCGGCAAGGAAAAGATACTCGGGCTCTCGACCTCGAACCTCGAACAGGTGGGCGCGGTCGATGCGACGGTGGTGGATTACATCGGCATCGGGCCGGTGTTTCCCACGCAGTCAAAGCGCAACGCGCCGCCCGATATCGGTGTGGACGGGCTGGCCGCGCTGGCGGCGCGCGCCCCGGTGCCGTGCGTGGGCATCGGCGGAATCACCATCGAGCGCGCCGCGGCGGTTTACGCCGCGGGCGTGACGGGCATCGCGGTGGTGTCGGCCTTGTCCTATGCGGACGACGCGGGCGAGGCGGCGCGGGCGTTGCGCGCGGCGCAAGGAAAGGCCAAAGGCAAAGCATGA
- the thiD gene encoding bifunctional hydroxymethylpyrimidine kinase/phosphomethylpyrimidine kinase, with protein sequence MKNTPRIPNVLTIAGVDPSGGAGVLADLKTFSALGAYGTGVVAALTAQNTTGVTGVHAVPVDFIERQIDTLFADVRIDAVKLGMLGTVEITRAVAARLRHHGVTRLVVDPVMVAKSGHHLLAEDAVAALRDEVLPLAEVLTPNLPEAEVLLGGEAVRDVARMREAARRLRALGPRIVMVKGGHLPGAECVDVIDDGTGQLELRSPRIATKNTHGTGCTLSAAIAALLPQRPGVREAIRDARDYLMGALAAADELSVGRGHGPVQHFWRQWKADAHPGG encoded by the coding sequence ATGAAAAACACGCCGCGCATTCCCAACGTGCTCACGATCGCGGGCGTCGATCCCTCGGGCGGCGCGGGCGTGCTGGCGGACTTGAAGACATTTTCCGCCCTCGGCGCTTATGGCACGGGCGTGGTGGCCGCGCTCACGGCGCAAAACACGACTGGCGTCACCGGCGTGCACGCGGTGCCGGTTGATTTTATCGAGCGGCAGATCGACACGCTGTTCGCCGACGTGCGCATCGACGCGGTGAAGCTGGGCATGCTGGGCACGGTGGAGATCACGCGGGCGGTCGCCGCGCGGCTGCGTCATCACGGTGTGACGCGGCTGGTGGTGGACCCGGTGATGGTGGCGAAGAGCGGGCATCATCTGCTCGCGGAGGACGCGGTGGCGGCATTGCGCGACGAGGTGCTGCCGCTGGCGGAAGTGCTGACGCCCAACCTGCCGGAGGCGGAAGTGTTGCTTGGCGGCGAAGCGGTTCGCGACGTGGCCCGGATGCGCGAGGCCGCGCGGCGGCTGCGCGCGCTCGGCCCGCGGATCGTGATGGTGAAGGGCGGGCATCTGCCGGGCGCGGAGTGCGTGGATGTGATCGACGACGGCACGGGACAGCTCGAACTTCGCTCGCCGCGCATTGCCACGAAAAACACGCACGGCACCGGCTGCACCCTGTCGGCGGCGATTGCCGCGCTGCTGCCACAGCGGCCCGGCGTGCGCGAGGCCATCCGCGACGCGAGGGATTACCTGATGGGTGCGCTGGCTGCGGCGGATGAATTGAGCGTCGGCCGCGGCCACGGCCCGGTGCAGCATTTCTGGAGGCAATGGAAGGCGGACGCCCACCCTGGCGGCTGA
- a CDS encoding N-6 DNA methylase yields MKTSQAPAFRPLLEQLIRHHDAYTVFTAFASLAACALAHGTREAEYHEEAKRWNRDELEIFSHALAALVMEMEAQPFTDLLGGHYMELALSHKGQQWNGEFHTPQHICEMMVQMLAGDSLLPTEGPVTLCEPACGAGAMILAYAKALSPENHCRLRVTAIDISKTACDMCFINTTLWGIPTEVIHGNTLSMKFFASWRNIHWVFQGRLHLFAGFTAAQNQTDAPQSENGNGNETMKPLATALIASAAEQQGQPPTPEKAEQIKAALGQQMFDFA; encoded by the coding sequence ATGAAAACGAGCCAAGCCCCGGCATTCAGGCCGTTGCTCGAACAACTCATCCGCCACCACGACGCGTACACGGTGTTTACGGCATTCGCATCGTTGGCCGCCTGCGCACTCGCGCACGGCACCCGCGAGGCCGAATACCACGAAGAGGCCAAGCGCTGGAACAGAGACGAACTGGAAATTTTCAGCCACGCCCTTGCCGCATTGGTCATGGAAATGGAGGCCCAACCCTTCACCGACCTGCTCGGCGGCCACTACATGGAACTCGCCCTCTCCCATAAAGGACAGCAATGGAATGGAGAGTTTCACACCCCGCAGCACATCTGCGAAATGATGGTCCAAATGCTTGCCGGTGACTCATTACTGCCGACAGAAGGCCCCGTCACACTCTGCGAACCGGCCTGTGGTGCGGGAGCGATGATTCTGGCCTATGCCAAGGCGCTCTCACCGGAGAACCACTGCCGCTTGCGAGTCACCGCCATCGACATCAGCAAAACCGCCTGCGACATGTGCTTCATCAACACCACCCTCTGGGGCATCCCAACCGAGGTCATCCACGGAAACACCCTCTCAATGAAATTCTTCGCCTCATGGCGGAACATCCACTGGGTTTTCCAGGGCCGCCTTCATCTCTTCGCCGGATTTACCGCTGCACAAAACCAGACAGACGCGCCGCAATCTGAAAACGGGAACGGAAATGAAACGATGAAGCCGCTTGCCACCGCGCTCATCGCATCCGCTGCCGAACAGCAGGGACAACCGCCCACGCCGGAAAAAGCCGAACAAATCAAAGCCGCCTTGGGACAACAGATGTTCGATTTCGCATGA
- a CDS encoding JAB domain-containing protein, with protein sequence MPSVICVTLVFSGESRRPRSLRNASIKGRTSCSSNSRDPAPSDADIRVIRGLKEAARILDIDLVDHVIVGDINADPRKVGYFSFHEQGLL encoded by the coding sequence ATGCCCTCGGTGATATGCGTGACTTTGGTCTTCTCGGGCGAGAGCCGAAGGCCACGCTCATTGAGAAACGCCTCTATCAAAGGACGCACTTCATGTTCAAGCAACTCACGGGACCCGGCCCCCTCGGATGCGGACATTCGCGTCATCCGTGGCCTGAAGGAAGCCGCAAGGATTCTCGATATCGACCTCGTGGATCATGTGATCGTCGGTGACATCAATGCCGATCCCCGCAAGGTTGGATACTTTTCCTTCCACGAACAGGGACTGCTCTAA